The proteins below come from a single Rhodanobacter sp. LX-99 genomic window:
- a CDS encoding DMT family transporter, producing the protein MQPVNQARLQIHFCVLLWGFTAILGKLITLPALPLVWWRMLLVVAALLLMPRVWRGLRAMPARLIWAYAGIGVLVSLHWLTFYAAIKLSNASVGATCIALGPVFLAFIEPWIARRRFDPRELLIGVAVVPGVVMVVGGVPHDMRLGIAVGVLSALFVAFFGSLNKRLVEHGDPLTVTFIELGTGTVFLTLLAPFIPHAGPAFMLPGTHDALLLLALSFGCTLLPFALALVALRHMSAFGTQMVTNLEPVYAIMLAIVLLGEQHELDRWFYAGVAVILAAVFMHPLLNRRARTATQPELLGTAESHSMVD; encoded by the coding sequence ATGCAACCCGTCAACCAGGCCCGTCTGCAGATTCATTTCTGCGTGTTGCTGTGGGGCTTCACTGCGATTCTCGGCAAGTTGATCACGCTGCCGGCGCTGCCGCTGGTGTGGTGGCGCATGTTGCTGGTGGTGGCGGCGCTGCTGCTGATGCCGCGGGTCTGGCGCGGCTTGCGCGCGATGCCGGCGCGGCTGATCTGGGCGTATGCCGGCATCGGCGTGCTGGTGTCGCTGCACTGGCTGACTTTCTATGCGGCGATCAAGCTGTCGAATGCGTCGGTCGGCGCCACCTGCATCGCGCTGGGGCCGGTGTTCCTGGCCTTCATCGAGCCGTGGATCGCCAGGCGCAGGTTCGACCCGCGCGAGCTGCTGATCGGCGTGGCGGTGGTGCCGGGCGTGGTGATGGTGGTGGGCGGCGTCCCGCACGACATGCGCCTCGGCATCGCGGTGGGCGTGCTGTCGGCGCTGTTCGTGGCGTTCTTCGGCTCGCTCAACAAGCGCCTGGTCGAGCACGGCGACCCGCTCACGGTGACCTTCATCGAACTGGGCACCGGCACCGTCTTCCTCACCCTGCTCGCACCGTTCATCCCGCATGCCGGCCCGGCGTTCATGCTGCCGGGCACGCACGATGCGCTGTTGCTGCTGGCGCTGTCGTTCGGCTGCACCCTGCTGCCGTTCGCGCTGGCGCTGGTGGCGCTGCGCCACATGAGCGCGTTCGGCACGCAGATGGTGACCAACCTGGAGCCGGTCTACGCGATCATGCTGGCGATCGTGCTGCTGGGCGAGCAGCATGAGCTGGACCGCTGGTTCTACGCCGGCGTGGCGGTGATCCTCGCCGCGGTGTTCATGCACCCGCTGCTGAACCGGCGGGCACGTACCGCCACGCAGCCCGAACTGCTCGGCACCGCCGAAAGCCACAGCATGGTCGACTGA
- a CDS encoding TolC family protein: MLSLRCLCLLLLAGGFGAPAFAGEALSLPQAVTRALAHNPAIRAGDRTVVAAERQADLAGLTPPWVVGADVENLGGTGSVAGVQAAETTVRLGRVLERGGKRDARRAVGAIDIERSRNALDQTRLELATETTRRFVKVLADQARSTVAAQDLALAHELTATVRRWVQAGRSPESDLDLMQIAEARADIEVEHASHELASARVSLAALWNAVEPDFDAVAGNLFELPAVPSYEALVSRLSDNPVLRGLALDTRAAQARERVAAASARPDVSVHVGVRRLSAFNDMALIAGVSLPLGSAGRSALSVAQSVAETEAADARAQAQQMDVRQRLFSTYQELIHARTAFEAHRDRMIPKAETALTLTREGFEAGRFSFVALSQAQRTLLELRNAQIDAAVRYHTLLTDIERMTATAGVSSP; encoded by the coding sequence GTGCTTTCCTTACGTTGTCTATGCCTCCTGCTGCTGGCAGGCGGATTTGGCGCGCCTGCGTTCGCGGGCGAAGCGCTTTCGTTGCCGCAGGCGGTAACCCGTGCGCTCGCGCACAACCCGGCCATCCGTGCCGGTGACCGGACGGTCGTCGCCGCCGAACGGCAGGCGGATCTTGCCGGGCTGACCCCACCCTGGGTGGTGGGCGCGGATGTGGAAAATCTGGGCGGTACCGGGTCGGTAGCCGGCGTCCAGGCGGCAGAAACCACGGTGCGGCTGGGCCGCGTCCTTGAGCGGGGCGGCAAACGCGACGCCCGCCGGGCGGTGGGCGCCATCGACATCGAGCGGTCGCGCAATGCGCTGGACCAGACCCGCCTGGAACTGGCCACCGAGACGACCCGGCGTTTTGTCAAAGTGCTCGCCGACCAGGCGCGCAGCACCGTGGCGGCGCAGGACCTTGCCCTTGCGCACGAGCTGACCGCGACCGTGCGCCGCTGGGTGCAGGCCGGTCGCAGTCCGGAATCGGATCTCGACCTGATGCAGATCGCCGAGGCGCGGGCCGACATCGAGGTGGAGCACGCGTCGCACGAACTGGCCAGTGCCAGGGTCTCGCTTGCTGCCTTGTGGAATGCCGTCGAGCCTGATTTCGACGCGGTGGCCGGCAACCTGTTCGAACTGCCCGCGGTGCCGTCGTATGAGGCTCTCGTTTCACGCTTGTCCGACAATCCCGTCTTGCGTGGCCTGGCGCTGGACACGCGCGCGGCGCAGGCGCGCGAACGCGTGGCCGCCGCCAGCGCCAGGCCGGATGTCAGCGTGCACGTCGGCGTGCGGCGGCTGTCCGCCTTCAACGACATGGCGCTGATCGCCGGCGTCTCGCTGCCGCTGGGCAGCGCCGGCCGCTCGGCGCTGAGCGTGGCCCAGTCCGTGGCCGAGACCGAGGCGGCCGATGCGCGCGCACAGGCGCAGCAGATGGACGTCCGCCAGCGGCTGTTCTCGACGTACCAGGAACTGATCCACGCGCGCACCGCCTTCGAAGCGCATCGCGACCGCATGATTCCGAAGGCCGAGACCGCGCTGACGCTGACCCGCGAGGGTTTCGAGGCCGGGCGCTTCAGCTTCGTCGCACTGTCGCAGGCCCAGCGCACGCTGCTCGAACTGCGCAACGCGCAGATCGACGCGGCCGTCCGTTACCACACCTTGTTGACCGACATCGAACGGATGACGGCCACTGCCGGAGTTTCGTCCCCATGA
- a CDS encoding GDCCVxC domain-containing (seleno)protein: protein MAAELILRSTLTCPHCGHQVTETMPTDACQFFYDCPGCGKLLQPKPGDCCVFCSWGSVPCPPVQQRRSCCG from the coding sequence ATGGCGGCTGAACTCATCCTGCGCAGCACGCTGACCTGCCCGCATTGCGGCCACCAGGTCACCGAGACCATGCCGACCGACGCCTGCCAGTTTTTCTACGACTGTCCCGGCTGCGGCAAATTGTTGCAGCCCAAACCGGGCGACTGTTGCGTGTTCTGTTCCTGGGGCAGCGTGCCGTGCCCGCCGGTCCAGCAGCGGAGAAGCTGCTGCGGTTGA
- a CDS encoding heavy-metal-associated domain-containing protein produces the protein MRQWICAMGAILWLGVAHAATPTTAVLHAANMTCPTCSITIEKALSRVPGVTHTKVDLNAATVAVTFDADRTTRPVLARTITEAGFPVTDKDHGG, from the coding sequence ATGCGTCAGTGGATATGTGCAATGGGCGCCATCCTATGGCTGGGCGTGGCCCATGCGGCGACGCCCACCACGGCGGTGTTGCATGCAGCGAACATGACCTGCCCGACCTGCAGCATCACGATCGAGAAGGCGTTGAGCCGCGTGCCTGGCGTGACGCACACGAAGGTCGATCTCAATGCCGCCACGGTCGCGGTGACGTTCGACGCAGATCGCACCACGCGGCCCGTGTTGGCGCGCACGATTACCGAGGCGGGTTTCCCGGTCACGGACAAAGACCATGGCGGCTGA
- a CDS encoding efflux RND transporter periplasmic adaptor subunit, with the protein MKVAHLKRAALVLLIVTSLTLGACGDRATQAPAEGEHAAAGAFERGPHNGRLLRDGPFALEVTGYEADVPPEFRLYGYRDGKPLPPGALQPVVEVRRLDGETTRFTFRPEGDALVAGATVDEPHSFDVKVSVVHDGRTHAWNYAAYEGRVTIPAATAAASGVKTAIAGPATIRDVLPLMGRVAIDRSRQAMVRARFPGIVRSVSVSLGDRVRRGQTLATVEGNDSMRRYAVTAPLDGVVLARNTNVGDVAGEAPLFEIADLSSVWIELDAVGRDADRLRPGQSVSVRPASGGEALATRIEALVPITNAGMSVVARARIPNRDDAWRPGMAVVGEVAVAQRDVPLAVKISGLQRFRDFTVVFAQVGDTYEVRMLELGDRDDASAEVLGGLKPGTAYVSEQSFLIRADIEKSGASHDH; encoded by the coding sequence ATGAAAGTCGCTCACCTCAAGCGCGCCGCACTGGTGCTGCTGATCGTCACCTCCCTTACCCTCGGTGCCTGTGGCGATCGTGCGACGCAGGCCCCGGCCGAAGGCGAACACGCGGCCGCCGGCGCGTTCGAGCGCGGCCCGCACAACGGCCGCCTGTTGCGCGACGGTCCGTTCGCGCTCGAAGTCACCGGCTACGAAGCCGATGTGCCGCCGGAGTTCCGCCTGTACGGCTACCGCGATGGCAAGCCGTTGCCGCCGGGCGCGCTGCAGCCGGTGGTCGAGGTCAGACGTCTGGACGGCGAAACCACCCGGTTCACGTTCCGGCCCGAAGGCGACGCGCTGGTCGCCGGCGCCACGGTGGACGAGCCGCATTCGTTCGACGTCAAGGTCAGTGTCGTCCACGACGGCAGGACGCATGCGTGGAACTACGCCGCGTACGAAGGGCGCGTCACGATCCCCGCTGCGACCGCGGCGGCCTCGGGGGTGAAAACCGCCATCGCCGGTCCCGCCACGATCCGCGACGTGCTGCCCCTGATGGGGCGCGTGGCGATCGACCGCAGTCGCCAGGCCATGGTGCGCGCGCGTTTCCCGGGCATCGTCCGCAGCGTGTCGGTGAGCCTGGGCGATCGCGTGCGCCGCGGGCAGACGCTGGCCACGGTGGAAGGCAACGACAGCATGCGCCGCTACGCCGTCACCGCGCCGCTGGACGGCGTGGTGCTGGCTCGCAACACGAACGTCGGCGACGTCGCCGGCGAGGCGCCGCTGTTCGAGATCGCGGACCTGTCCTCGGTCTGGATCGAACTCGACGCGGTCGGTCGCGACGCCGATCGCCTGCGGCCCGGGCAAAGCGTGAGTGTGCGGCCGGCCAGTGGCGGCGAGGCGTTGGCGACCCGCATCGAGGCCCTGGTGCCGATCACCAACGCGGGCATGAGCGTGGTGGCCCGTGCGCGGATTCCCAACCGGGACGACGCCTGGCGCCCGGGCATGGCGGTGGTCGGCGAGGTCGCCGTCGCCCAGCGTGACGTGCCGCTGGCGGTGAAGATCTCGGGCCTGCAGCGCTTTCGCGACTTCACCGTGGTGTTCGCCCAGGTCGGCGACACCTACGAGGTGCGCATGCTCGAGCTGGGCGATCGCGACGACGCCTCGGCCGAGGTGCTCGGCGGCCTCAAGCCCGGCACGGCCTACGTGAGCGAGCAGAGTTTCCTCATCCGCGCGGACATCGAAAAGTCCGGCGCCAGCCACGACCACTGA
- a CDS encoding class I SAM-dependent methyltransferase: MTDMQQHWETVYRTKAPDAVSWYRPHLDTSLALIERAAPDRNAAVLDVGGGASTLVDDLLARGYRDLSVLDISAAALNVARERLGETANAVTWLAADLLDAPLQEARYDLWHDRAVFHFLTEAEQRARYLRQLARALKPGGHAILATFGPQGPLKCSGLDTVRYDAEGLARVLGDGFALVDSTLEFHATPFGTTQPFLYALFCKTSSDTAGDPH; the protein is encoded by the coding sequence ATGACCGACATGCAGCAGCACTGGGAAACGGTCTACCGGACCAAGGCGCCGGATGCGGTCAGCTGGTACCGCCCGCATCTGGATACCTCGCTGGCGCTGATCGAACGCGCCGCGCCCGATCGCAACGCGGCCGTGCTCGACGTCGGCGGCGGCGCGTCGACCCTGGTCGACGACCTGCTCGCGCGCGGCTACCGCGACCTCAGCGTGCTCGACATTTCCGCGGCGGCATTGAACGTCGCCCGCGAACGCCTGGGCGAAACGGCGAACGCGGTGACCTGGCTGGCGGCCGACCTGCTCGACGCGCCGCTGCAGGAAGCGCGCTACGACCTGTGGCACGACCGCGCCGTGTTCCACTTCCTGACCGAGGCGGAACAACGCGCGCGCTACCTGCGGCAGCTGGCCCGTGCGCTGAAGCCGGGCGGCCACGCGATACTGGCCACGTTCGGCCCGCAGGGCCCGCTGAAGTGCAGCGGGCTGGATACGGTTCGCTACGACGCCGAGGGACTTGCTCGCGTGCTCGGCGACGGCTTCGCGCTGGTCGACAGCACGCTCGAATTCCACGCGACACCGTTCGGCACCACCCAGCCATTCCTTTACGCCCTGTTCTGCAAGACATCCTCCGATACCGCGGGAGATCCGCACTGA
- a CDS encoding CusA/CzcA family heavy metal efflux RND transporter, with amino-acid sequence MLERLVRAAIAHRLLVLVLALGLGALGVWNYSKLPIDAVPDITNVQVQINTEAPGYSPLEAEQRLSWPIETALAGLPHLQQTRSIARYGLSQITAVFEDGTDVYFARQQVAERLKEVSAQLPAGMQPTLGPVATGLGEIFMYVVEAAPGARRADGGPWTPTELRSLQDWVIRPQLRNLAGVTEVNTIGGFVRQFHVTPDPARLAAYGVSLVDVQQALERNNANVGAGYIERFGEQYLIRVPGQIADLDGLREVVVKQQNGVALRVRDVAEVAEGEELRTGAATENGHEAVLGTVFMLIGENSRVVARRVAAELQEINRSLPAGVSARAVYDRTQLVDRAIATVQKNLAEGALLVIVVLFLLLGNLRAALITAAVIPLTMLMTISGMVGNGISGNLMSLGALDFGLIVDGAVIIVENCLRRFGEAQQRLGRMLSRDERFALAASATAEVIKPSLFGLFIIAAVYLPIFSLSGVEGKMFHPMAFTVVIAIAAAMILSLTFVPAAVAMFVTGRVAEKENRVMLAFRRAYAPLLERVIAWRVAVVAAAAVLVVAAGLLAGRLGTEFIPDLDEGDIALHALRIPGTGLTQAIGMQQQLEARIRQFPEVSHVFAKLGTAEVATDPMPPSVADTFIMMKERKDWPDPRKPKTELVREMDAAVRAIPGNNYEFTQPVQMRMNELIAGVRAEVAIKVFGDDLDTLVKLGERVEKVAAGVAGAADVKLEPSTGLPLLTIQPDRIALARYGLSVADVQDTVSIALGGGPAGQVFEGDRRIDIVVRLPEAQRSRLEGLSALPIPLPARDNPSAPTTVPLGEVAHIELSTGPNQISRESGKRRVVITANVRGRDLGSFVDELRDAVAVEVSLPQGYWIDYGGTFEQLISAGQRLQVVVPVVLLLIFGLLFMAFGSARDAAVIFSGVPLALTGGVLALWLRGIPFSISAGVGFIALSGVAVLNGVVLVSFIRRLLDDGMDLDSAIREGALTRLRPVLMTALVASLGFVPMALNVGTGAEVQRPLATVVIGGILSSTLLTLLVLPALYRWVHGVGAGKARRLASAD; translated from the coding sequence ATGCTTGAACGACTTGTACGTGCCGCGATCGCGCACCGCCTGCTGGTGCTCGTGCTGGCTCTGGGGCTGGGGGCGCTGGGCGTCTGGAACTATTCGAAGTTGCCGATCGACGCGGTGCCCGACATCACCAATGTTCAGGTGCAGATCAACACCGAGGCACCCGGCTATTCGCCGCTGGAAGCGGAGCAGCGCCTGAGCTGGCCGATCGAGACGGCGCTGGCCGGCCTGCCGCATCTGCAGCAGACGCGCTCGATTGCCCGCTACGGATTGTCCCAGATCACTGCGGTGTTCGAAGACGGTACCGATGTGTACTTCGCGCGGCAGCAGGTGGCCGAGCGGCTGAAGGAGGTCAGTGCGCAATTGCCGGCGGGCATGCAGCCGACGCTGGGGCCGGTGGCCACCGGCCTGGGCGAGATCTTCATGTACGTGGTCGAGGCCGCCCCCGGTGCGCGGCGTGCCGACGGCGGGCCGTGGACGCCGACGGAACTGCGTTCACTGCAGGACTGGGTGATCCGGCCGCAGCTGCGCAACCTTGCCGGGGTTACCGAGGTGAACACGATCGGCGGCTTCGTGCGCCAGTTCCACGTCACTCCCGACCCGGCCCGGCTGGCCGCCTACGGGGTGAGCCTGGTCGACGTGCAGCAGGCGCTGGAACGCAACAATGCGAATGTCGGCGCCGGTTACATCGAGCGCTTCGGCGAGCAGTACCTGATCCGCGTGCCCGGGCAGATCGCCGACCTCGATGGCTTGCGCGAGGTCGTGGTCAAGCAGCAAAACGGCGTGGCGTTGCGCGTGCGCGACGTGGCCGAGGTCGCCGAGGGCGAGGAATTGCGTACCGGTGCGGCGACCGAGAACGGCCACGAGGCCGTGCTGGGCACCGTGTTCATGCTGATCGGCGAGAACAGCCGCGTCGTGGCCCGGCGGGTCGCGGCCGAGCTGCAGGAAATCAACCGAAGCCTGCCTGCCGGGGTCAGCGCACGCGCGGTCTACGACCGCACGCAGCTGGTCGACCGGGCCATCGCCACGGTGCAGAAGAACCTGGCCGAAGGCGCGCTGCTGGTGATCGTGGTGCTGTTCCTGCTGCTGGGCAACCTGCGTGCGGCGTTGATCACCGCGGCGGTCATTCCGCTGACCATGCTGATGACGATCAGCGGCATGGTCGGCAACGGCATTTCCGGCAACCTGATGAGCCTGGGCGCGCTCGACTTCGGCCTGATCGTCGATGGCGCGGTGATCATCGTGGAGAACTGCCTGCGCCGCTTCGGCGAGGCGCAGCAGCGCCTGGGCCGCATGCTGAGCCGGGACGAGCGTTTCGCGCTGGCGGCCAGCGCCACCGCCGAGGTGATCAAGCCGAGCCTGTTCGGCCTGTTCATCATCGCCGCCGTGTACCTGCCAATCTTCAGCCTCTCGGGGGTCGAGGGAAAGATGTTCCATCCGATGGCGTTCACCGTGGTGATCGCGATCGCCGCCGCGATGATCCTGTCGCTGACTTTCGTGCCCGCGGCGGTGGCGATGTTCGTGACCGGCCGCGTGGCCGAGAAGGAGAACCGGGTGATGCTCGCTTTCCGCCGCGCCTACGCGCCGCTGCTGGAGCGGGTGATCGCGTGGCGGGTGGCGGTGGTCGCCGCGGCGGCCGTGCTGGTGGTCGCCGCCGGGCTGCTGGCCGGCCGGCTCGGCACCGAGTTCATTCCCGACCTGGACGAAGGCGACATCGCCCTGCATGCGCTGCGCATCCCCGGCACCGGCCTGACCCAGGCGATCGGCATGCAGCAGCAACTGGAGGCGCGCATCAGGCAATTTCCCGAGGTCAGTCACGTGTTCGCCAAGCTGGGCACGGCCGAGGTGGCGACGGACCCGATGCCGCCCTCGGTCGCCGATACCTTCATCATGATGAAGGAGCGCAAGGACTGGCCCGACCCGCGCAAGCCCAAGACCGAGCTGGTGCGCGAGATGGACGCGGCGGTACGCGCCATACCCGGCAACAACTACGAATTCACCCAGCCGGTGCAGATGCGCATGAACGAGTTGATCGCCGGCGTGCGCGCGGAGGTGGCGATCAAGGTCTTCGGCGACGACCTCGACACGCTGGTGAAGCTGGGCGAGCGGGTGGAGAAAGTCGCCGCCGGCGTGGCCGGGGCGGCCGACGTCAAGCTGGAGCCATCCACCGGCCTGCCGTTGTTGACGATCCAGCCCGACCGCATCGCGCTGGCGCGCTACGGCCTGTCGGTCGCCGACGTGCAGGACACGGTGTCCATCGCGTTGGGCGGCGGCCCCGCCGGCCAGGTGTTCGAGGGCGATCGGCGCATCGACATCGTGGTGCGCCTGCCGGAGGCGCAGCGCAGCCGGCTGGAGGGTCTGAGTGCTTTGCCGATCCCGTTGCCGGCGCGTGACAACCCATCGGCCCCGACGACGGTGCCGCTGGGCGAGGTGGCGCATATCGAACTGTCCACCGGGCCGAACCAGATCAGCCGCGAAAGCGGCAAGCGGCGGGTGGTGATCACCGCCAACGTACGCGGCCGCGACCTGGGTTCGTTCGTGGATGAGTTGCGCGACGCCGTGGCCGTCGAGGTCAGCCTGCCGCAGGGCTACTGGATCGACTACGGCGGCACCTTCGAGCAGTTGATCTCGGCTGGCCAGCGTCTGCAGGTGGTGGTGCCGGTGGTGTTGCTGCTGATCTTCGGCCTGCTGTTCATGGCGTTCGGTTCGGCCCGGGATGCCGCCGTGATCTTCAGCGGTGTGCCCTTGGCGCTGACCGGCGGCGTGCTGGCGTTGTGGTTGCGCGGCATCCCGTTCTCCATTTCCGCCGGCGTGGGCTTCATCGCGCTGTCGGGCGTGGCGGTGCTCAACGGCGTGGTGCTGGTGTCGTTCATCCGCCGGCTTCTCGACGACGGAATGGACCTGGACAGCGCCATTCGCGAAGGTGCGCTGACCCGCCTGCGGCCGGTGCTGATGACCGCGTTGGTGGCGTCGCTTGGCTTCGTGCCGATGGCACTGAACGTGGGCACCGGCGCCGAGGTGCAGCGCCCGCTGGCCACGGTGGTGATCGGCGGCATCCTGTCCTCGACGTTGCTGACCCTGCTGGTGCTGCCGGCGCTGTACCGGTGGGTGCACGGCGTCGGTGCCGGCAAGGCGCGTCGACTGGCTTCAGCCGACTGA
- a CDS encoding cation transporter, giving the protein MANCDTCCGAAATQLALRQRGVLKTVLAINAAAFAVMIVAAMQAHSSALLSDSFDYLGDALTYLASLWAVGRSMHAKTQVARIKGGLIVTAGLLVLVQLGWRAWHPAEPLFAWMGAFSLLGLFANGLCLLLLYRHRDDDLNMSSVWTCSRNDVAANLSVLLAAAGVWAFDAAWPDRLVALGLAVLLLRSGFGVLRDAARSTR; this is encoded by the coding sequence ATGGCCAATTGCGACACATGCTGCGGAGCCGCGGCCACACAACTGGCGCTGCGCCAGCGCGGCGTGCTGAAGACCGTGCTCGCCATCAACGCCGCCGCCTTCGCGGTCATGATCGTGGCCGCCATGCAGGCACACTCCTCGGCGCTGCTGTCGGACAGCTTCGACTACCTGGGCGATGCGCTGACCTATCTCGCCAGCCTGTGGGCCGTCGGCCGCAGCATGCATGCCAAGACCCAGGTCGCACGCATCAAGGGCGGCCTGATCGTGACGGCCGGGCTGCTCGTATTGGTGCAGCTGGGCTGGCGCGCGTGGCACCCGGCCGAACCGCTGTTTGCGTGGATGGGCGCGTTCAGCCTGCTGGGCCTGTTCGCCAATGGCCTGTGCCTGCTGCTCCTGTACCGGCACCGCGACGACGACCTCAACATGTCGTCGGTCTGGACCTGTTCGCGCAACGACGTGGCCGCGAACCTGTCGGTGCTGCTCGCCGCTGCCGGCGTGTGGGCGTTCGACGCCGCATGGCCCGACCGGCTCGTCGCCCTCGGGCTGGCCGTGCTGTTGCTGCGCTCCGGATTCGGCGTGCTGCGCGACGCCGCACGCAGTACCCGCTGA
- a CDS encoding AsmA family protein — MKRSRKALSWIAGIVLALVVVLLIVVATFDWNRMKPFIGDKVSQAIGRPFAINGELTVDWQRDRNGSWPGSWLPWPEFTARDISIANPDWATQPQFAHLDALRFRLSPLPLLAHRIDVPTLQLVHPTADLERDKSGRASWDFALPESTAPSAWKLQLGTIGFDQGLLTLDDAARRVKLKLVVEPLQAAIPYDQIVARQSSAAREEAGKTLGAAAKKTLASGDAGPDKDKTKASIAYQFGWTAEGSYQGSPLKGHGKTGAVLALQDTTTPFPLQADVRIGDSRIALVGTLTDPLHLGALDVRLWLSGSNMAKLYPITGITLPDTPPYATEGHLKAELHRSGSRYSYQDFRGRVGGSDLAGNMVFVTGGKRPKLSGDVHSKLLQFADLAPLIGADSNAGKKQRGDATPQPADKLLPVEPFRTDRWQAMDADVTFTGARIVRGEALPIDSLGTHLVLNNGALYLDPLSFGLAGGTVRSNITLDGSRAPMRGLLKLDARHLRLKQLFPTFEPMRTSFGEINGEAALDAQGNSIAALLGSANGELKLLMNDGAISKTLLETAGLNVANIVIGKLFGDKTVQINCAAADMAASNGLFDMRLFVFDTDDAVIDVTGTVNFADEKLDLDVKPHTKGFRVFSLRSPLYVRGTLKNPNVGVQAGPLLARGAGAVALGVVAAPAAALLALVAPSHGDAGDNTCRAVLQQLRSSGKMMPAGKPAAKK; from the coding sequence ATGAAACGCAGCCGGAAAGCACTCAGCTGGATCGCGGGCATCGTGCTGGCGTTGGTCGTGGTGCTGCTGATCGTGGTCGCCACGTTCGACTGGAACCGCATGAAGCCGTTCATCGGCGACAAGGTCAGCCAGGCGATCGGCCGACCATTCGCGATCAATGGCGAGCTGACCGTGGATTGGCAGCGCGATCGCAACGGCAGCTGGCCCGGCTCGTGGTTGCCGTGGCCCGAATTCACCGCGCGCGACATCAGCATCGCCAACCCGGACTGGGCGACCCAGCCGCAGTTCGCCCACCTCGACGCGCTGCGCTTCCGGCTGTCGCCGCTGCCGTTGCTGGCACACCGCATCGACGTGCCCACGCTGCAGCTGGTGCATCCCACGGCCGATCTCGAGCGCGACAAATCGGGGCGTGCCAGCTGGGATTTCGCGCTGCCGGAAAGCACGGCGCCTTCCGCCTGGAAGCTGCAGCTGGGCACGATCGGTTTCGACCAGGGGCTGCTCACGCTCGACGACGCGGCCCGCCGCGTGAAGCTCAAGCTGGTGGTGGAGCCGCTGCAGGCGGCGATCCCGTACGACCAGATCGTGGCCCGGCAATCCAGCGCCGCGCGCGAGGAGGCCGGCAAGACGCTGGGCGCCGCGGCGAAGAAAACCCTGGCCAGCGGCGATGCCGGGCCGGACAAGGACAAGACGAAGGCATCCATCGCCTATCAGTTCGGCTGGACTGCCGAAGGCAGCTACCAGGGCAGCCCGCTCAAGGGCCACGGCAAGACCGGCGCCGTGCTGGCATTGCAGGACACGACCACGCCGTTCCCGCTGCAGGCCGACGTGCGCATCGGCGACAGCCGCATCGCCCTGGTCGGCACGCTGACCGATCCGCTGCACCTGGGCGCGCTGGACGTACGCCTGTGGCTGTCCGGCTCCAACATGGCCAAGCTATATCCGATCACCGGCATCACCCTGCCCGACACCCCGCCGTACGCCACCGAAGGCCACCTGAAGGCCGAACTGCACCGCAGCGGCAGCCGCTATAGCTACCAGGACTTCCGCGGCCGCGTCGGCGGCAGCGACCTGGCCGGCAACATGGTGTTCGTCACCGGCGGCAAGCGCCCCAAGTTGAGCGGCGACGTGCACTCGAAGCTGCTGCAGTTCGCCGACCTGGCCCCGCTGATCGGCGCCGATTCCAACGCCGGGAAAAAGCAGCGCGGCGACGCCACGCCGCAGCCCGCCGACAAGCTGCTGCCGGTCGAACCGTTCCGCACCGACCGCTGGCAGGCGATGGATGCGGACGTGACTTTCACCGGCGCGCGCATCGTGCGCGGCGAGGCGCTGCCGATCGACTCGCTAGGCACCCACCTGGTCCTGAACAACGGCGCCCTGTACCTGGACCCGCTGAGCTTCGGGCTGGCCGGCGGCACCGTGCGCAGCAACATCACCCTCGACGGCAGCCGGGCACCGATGCGCGGCCTGCTGAAACTCGACGCGCGCCATCTCAGGCTCAAGCAGCTGTTCCCGACTTTCGAGCCGATGCGCACCAGCTTCGGCGAGATCAACGGCGAAGCCGCGCTCGATGCGCAGGGCAATTCCATCGCCGCCCTGCTCGGCAGCGCGAACGGCGAGCTGAAGCTGCTGATGAACGACGGCGCGATCAGCAAGACCCTGCTGGAAACCGCCGGCCTCAACGTGGCCAACATCGTCATCGGCAAGCTGTTCGGCGACAAGACCGTGCAGATCAACTGCGCGGCCGCCGACATGGCCGCCAGCAACGGCCTGTTCGACATGCGCCTGTTCGTGTTCGACACCGACGACGCCGTCATCGACGTCACCGGCACGGTGAACTTCGCCGACGAAAAACTCGACCTGGACGTGAAACCGCACACCAAGGGTTTCCGCGTGTTCTCGCTGCGCTCGCCGCTGTACGTCCGCGGCACGCTGAAGAACCCGAACGTCGGCGTGCAGGCCGGTCCGCTGCTGGCGCGCGGCGCCGGCGCGGTCGCGCTGGGCGTGGTCGCCGCCCCGGCCGCCGCCCTGCTCGCGCTGGTCGCGCCCAGCCACGGCGACGCCGGCGACAACACCTGCCGTGCCGTCCTGCAGCAGCTGCGCAGCTCCGGCAAGATGATGCCGGCAGGCAAGCCGGCGGCGAAGAAATAG